The Altererythrobacter sp. CAU 1644 genome has a window encoding:
- a CDS encoding trypsin-like peptidase domain-containing protein, which yields MTRILCLLALLLALAFPQTTNADPADIDAAARGVVRVVIIGSSGEEVYPVSHGSGFAVSATKVVTNAHVVREALLDDTLRIGIVPSEGEEAAYGKAVSVSPRNDLALIEITEGSLRLPPLTIAGGAAGDMGEVSSVGYPMNVDRAQGLDIGDIFRAQPPVKSRGFLSGARPSRQFDTILHTAPIARGNSGGPLLDACGRVLGVNSFGADSDGSDAEFYFAVSNRELLPFLRANEVEPRTNSLPCKSIDDLDAAERARLEQQRSDARERLEARENELREKRDRARFEAQLSVMDERENALALALILLMVASAAGYIGWNARQQEESERRAMIGFAVAGLSLVGAIVLWITRPGLEEIDRRVQAATGSENQDGGQNPDSLASEGTLLCSLLPDRSRVTSARTDDVEFDWAADGCVNTRTQYGYLNGDWTRVLVPDDEDAVSVNHYDPKTRTFRTDRYLLGRAAMSQAREARGEYSPPSCGVTDAARTLGEQQSGVLSLLPNRPNERLVYSCEPSPTRRATSSTGDSEE from the coding sequence ATGACCCGTATTCTCTGCCTCCTGGCGCTGTTGCTGGCGCTAGCCTTCCCCCAGACCACCAATGCCGATCCTGCTGACATCGATGCAGCGGCGCGCGGCGTAGTGCGCGTGGTCATCATCGGCAGCAGCGGCGAAGAGGTCTATCCGGTCAGCCACGGCAGCGGCTTTGCCGTCAGCGCGACCAAGGTGGTGACCAATGCCCACGTCGTGCGCGAGGCGCTGCTCGACGACACGTTGCGGATCGGCATCGTGCCGAGCGAGGGCGAGGAAGCCGCCTATGGCAAGGCGGTATCGGTCAGCCCGCGCAACGACCTCGCCCTGATCGAGATCACCGAAGGCAGCCTGCGCCTGCCGCCGCTGACGATCGCCGGCGGCGCGGCGGGCGACATGGGCGAGGTTTCCTCGGTCGGCTACCCGATGAATGTCGATCGCGCGCAGGGACTCGACATCGGCGACATCTTTCGCGCCCAGCCCCCGGTCAAGAGCCGCGGCTTCCTGTCGGGCGCACGGCCCAGCCGCCAGTTCGACACTATCCTCCATACCGCGCCGATCGCACGCGGGAATTCCGGCGGGCCGCTGCTCGACGCATGCGGCAGAGTGCTCGGCGTCAACAGCTTCGGCGCGGATTCGGACGGTTCGGATGCGGAATTCTACTTCGCCGTCTCGAACCGCGAGCTGCTGCCGTTCCTGCGCGCCAATGAAGTCGAACCGCGCACCAATTCACTTCCCTGCAAGAGCATCGACGATCTCGACGCGGCCGAGCGGGCGCGGCTCGAACAGCAACGCTCCGACGCCCGTGAGCGGCTCGAGGCGCGGGAGAACGAACTGCGCGAGAAGCGCGATCGCGCCCGGTTCGAGGCGCAACTCTCGGTCATGGACGAGCGCGAGAACGCCCTGGCGCTGGCGCTGATCCTGCTGATGGTCGCATCGGCGGCGGGCTACATCGGCTGGAATGCCCGCCAGCAGGAGGAATCCGAACGCCGCGCAATGATCGGCTTCGCGGTGGCGGGCCTGTCGCTCGTCGGCGCGATCGTGTTGTGGATCACTCGCCCGGGCCTCGAGGAAATCGATCGCCGCGTGCAGGCGGCCACCGGCAGCGAGAACCAGGACGGCGGCCAGAACCCCGATTCACTTGCCAGCGAGGGGACCTTGCTGTGTTCGCTCCTTCCTGATCGCAGCCGCGTCACCAGCGCGCGGACCGACGATGTCGAATTCGACTGGGCGGCCGATGGCTGCGTTAACACCCGCACCCAGTACGGTTACCTCAACGGCGACTGGACGCGCGTGCTCGTGCCCGATGATGAAGACGCGGTTTCGGTCAACCACTACGACCCGAAGACGCGGACATTCCGTACCGATCGCTATTTGCTGGGGCGCGCGGCGATGTCGCAGGCGCGCGAAGCCCGCGGCGAGTATTCTCCGCCAAGCTGCGGGGTGACCGACGCCGCGCGGACCCTGGGCGAGCAGCAATCGGGCGTGCTCTCGTTGCTCCCCAATCGCCCGAACGAGCGGCTGGTCTATAGCTGCGAGCCTTCGCCGACGCGGCGAGCCACGTCCTCAACCGGGGACAGCGAAGAGTAG
- a CDS encoding isocitrate lyase/PEP mutase family protein, with translation MSNKVETFRALHVPGDPLVLFNIWDAGSARAVAEAGARAIATGSYGVAEAQGFKDGETFPLDRALEVLAGVLRVTDLPVSIDMESGYGGTAEEVGRSVARALEAGAVGINMEDRMPGEAELIPVEEQARRVRAAADTGMFVNARCDVFRGQPAEAHGPELVEATLERGRAYADAGAGSLFVPFTTNRQCIAAICEGSPLPVNIIWTPASAGGYASRQELAELGAARISHGHRPWAAAMDWLAEAAKLVLDGDAPPYDAG, from the coding sequence ATGAGTAACAAGGTCGAGACATTCCGGGCGCTGCATGTCCCCGGCGATCCGCTGGTGCTGTTCAACATCTGGGATGCAGGGAGCGCCCGCGCGGTGGCAGAAGCGGGGGCGAGGGCGATCGCCACCGGCAGCTATGGCGTGGCCGAGGCGCAGGGCTTCAAGGATGGCGAGACCTTTCCGCTCGACCGCGCGCTGGAGGTGCTGGCGGGCGTACTGCGGGTTACGGACCTGCCTGTCTCGATCGACATGGAATCGGGTTACGGCGGAACGGCGGAGGAAGTCGGGCGCTCGGTTGCGCGGGCCTTAGAGGCGGGTGCGGTCGGCATCAATATGGAAGACCGCATGCCGGGCGAGGCCGAACTGATCCCGGTGGAAGAGCAGGCGCGCCGAGTCAGGGCCGCCGCCGATACGGGCATGTTCGTCAATGCGCGCTGCGACGTGTTTCGCGGCCAGCCGGCCGAGGCGCACGGGCCGGAACTGGTCGAGGCGACGCTCGAACGCGGGCGGGCCTATGCCGATGCGGGCGCGGGCAGCCTGTTCGTACCTTTCACGACCAATCGCCAATGCATCGCGGCGATCTGCGAAGGCTCGCCGCTGCCGGTCAACATCATCTGGACCCCGGCCTCGGCGGGGGGCTACGCCAGCCGGCAGGAACTGGCCGAGCTTGGCGCCGCGCGGATCAGCCACGGCCACCGGCCCTGGGCGGCGGCGATGGACTGGCTGGCGGAGGCGGCGAAGCTTGTGCTGGACGGAGATGCGCCGCCCTACGACGCGGGCTGA
- a CDS encoding DUF1203 domain-containing protein: MAYMIEGLDPQKFRPLFAMDAGQLRDARATRMAAGAEGKYPCRVSLEDAAPGDELALVHFTNHDVETPYRNSFAIYVREAACAPARYIDRVPPILRGRPISLRCYSEAGNLVAAGIALADDVDAQLRTLLTIPEVAYIDAHNAMHGCFAARINRYDGGHDE; the protein is encoded by the coding sequence ATGGCCTACATGATCGAAGGGCTCGACCCGCAAAAGTTCCGGCCGCTGTTTGCGATGGATGCGGGCCAATTACGAGATGCTCGCGCGACTCGCATGGCGGCGGGTGCAGAGGGAAAGTATCCCTGCCGCGTCAGCCTGGAAGACGCTGCGCCCGGCGATGAACTTGCGCTCGTCCATTTCACCAATCACGATGTCGAGACGCCATATCGCAACAGCTTTGCGATCTATGTGCGCGAGGCGGCGTGCGCGCCTGCGAGATACATCGACAGGGTTCCGCCAATCCTTCGCGGGAGGCCGATCTCGCTGCGCTGCTATAGCGAGGCGGGCAATCTTGTCGCCGCAGGGATCGCGCTCGCTGACGATGTCGATGCGCAACTGCGGACGCTCCTGACAATACCTGAAGTCGCCTATATCGACGCGCACAATGCCATGCATGGCTGTTTCGCTGCGCGCATCAACCGCTATGATGGTGGTCACGATGAGTAA
- a CDS encoding glutathione S-transferase family protein, whose protein sequence is MLTVHHLRLSQSERIVWLCEEMGIDYEVKLYNRREDNRLAPDEYKALHPMGIAPVITDGEFVLGESGAIIDWIVAQYGDRGLIPDKNHPDFADHLFYYHWANATFMTNGMMALVANFMGAKELPPFVADRVQKGWAIVEKRLGEADYFGGSQLTTADIMMGFQLTTSRAMSGMNIEGMPNLQAYLNRIGEREAYQRAMAKAEPGMPPKLD, encoded by the coding sequence ATGCTGACCGTCCACCACCTGCGCCTGTCGCAATCCGAACGCATCGTCTGGCTGTGCGAGGAAATGGGCATCGACTACGAGGTCAAGCTCTACAACCGCCGCGAGGACAACCGGTTGGCACCCGACGAGTACAAGGCGCTGCACCCGATGGGCATCGCCCCGGTGATCACCGATGGCGAATTCGTGCTTGGCGAGAGCGGCGCGATCATCGACTGGATCGTGGCGCAATATGGCGACCGCGGGCTGATCCCCGACAAGAACCACCCCGATTTCGCCGACCACCTGTTCTATTACCACTGGGCCAATGCGACCTTCATGACCAACGGCATGATGGCGCTGGTGGCGAACTTCATGGGCGCCAAGGAACTGCCGCCCTTCGTCGCCGACCGGGTGCAGAAAGGCTGGGCGATCGTCGAGAAGCGGCTGGGCGAGGCCGACTATTTCGGCGGGTCGCAGCTCACCACGGCCGACATCATGATGGGCTTCCAGCTCACCACCAGCCGCGCGATGAGCGGGATGAACATCGAGGGGATGCCCAATTTGCAGGCGTACCTGAACCGGATCGGCGAGCGCGAGGCCTACCAGCGCGCGATGGCCAAGGCCGAACCGGGAATGCCGCCGAAACTGGATTGA
- a CDS encoding MerR family transcriptional regulator, which produces MSSGIGIGQLATKLGVKPSAIRYYESEGLLPRPARRSGRRIYDMEDLLRLETIIAGRKLGFSISKLRELADLDQDGRKELAHEQALFLRTSIAELSVLADKLEALSGCDCSTQAKCLVADI; this is translated from the coding sequence ATGTCAAGCGGGATAGGGATAGGGCAACTTGCCACGAAGTTAGGGGTAAAACCCTCTGCGATTAGGTATTACGAATCCGAGGGCCTGTTGCCGAGGCCGGCCAGGCGGTCCGGCAGGCGTATCTACGATATGGAAGACTTGCTTAGGCTCGAAACGATAATAGCTGGCCGAAAGCTGGGCTTCTCGATTTCGAAATTGCGCGAACTGGCCGATCTCGATCAGGATGGCAGGAAGGAACTTGCGCACGAGCAGGCATTGTTTTTGCGAACTTCCATCGCCGAGCTATCGGTTCTAGCCGACAAGTTGGAAGCGCTTTCCGGTTGCGATTGCTCGACGCAGGCGAAATGCCTGGTCGCCGATATCTAG
- a CDS encoding bifunctional transcriptional activator/DNA repair enzyme AdaA, which yields MSKLPEASTAWAAVLRRDRSFDGRFVTGVLTTGIYCRPSCAARHPSRQNVRFFATGAEARAAGLRACKRCLPDDVGRDEAAVMAAIEEIKQSEGSPTLDELAAITGYSPTHFQRVFKRATGLSPNAYARALREERVRDALGNAGRVTDAIYDAGYEAPSRFYEDTKGRLGMSPSDWKNGGKGRVIRWKQIATSLGQMLVAATDRGVCCLSFNEGEAELRARFPQAELVEGSGEFAALFDQVVAAVEEPALDNSHIPLDVKGTAFQQRCWQALREIPAGETRSYGEQAAMLGNPKASRAVGGANGANNIAVLIPCHRVIAADGTLGGYAYGLAIKQELLKREAK from the coding sequence ATGAGTAAGCTCCCCGAAGCCAGCACCGCCTGGGCCGCCGTCCTCCGCCGCGACCGCAGCTTTGACGGGCGCTTTGTCACTGGCGTGCTCACCACGGGCATCTATTGCCGACCGAGCTGCGCTGCCCGCCATCCTTCGCGCCAGAACGTGCGCTTCTTTGCTACCGGGGCCGAGGCGCGCGCGGCAGGCCTCAGGGCGTGCAAGCGCTGCCTGCCCGATGATGTCGGCCGCGACGAGGCCGCGGTGATGGCGGCGATCGAGGAGATCAAGCAGTCGGAAGGAAGCCCTACGCTCGACGAGCTTGCCGCTATCACCGGTTATTCGCCGACGCATTTCCAGCGCGTGTTCAAGCGCGCAACCGGGCTTTCGCCCAATGCCTATGCCAGGGCGCTGCGCGAGGAGCGGGTCCGCGATGCGCTGGGCAATGCAGGGCGGGTGACCGACGCGATCTACGATGCGGGATATGAGGCGCCGAGCCGCTTCTACGAAGACACGAAAGGAAGGCTCGGCATGAGCCCAAGCGACTGGAAGAACGGCGGCAAGGGGCGGGTGATCCGTTGGAAGCAGATCGCAACCTCTCTCGGGCAGATGCTCGTCGCGGCGACCGATCGGGGCGTGTGCTGCCTCAGCTTCAACGAAGGCGAGGCGGAACTGCGCGCCCGTTTTCCCCAGGCCGAACTGGTCGAGGGCTCCGGCGAATTCGCCGCGCTATTCGACCAGGTCGTGGCCGCAGTCGAGGAGCCTGCGCTCGACAACTCGCATATTCCGCTCGACGTTAAGGGCACCGCATTCCAGCAGCGTTGCTGGCAAGCGCTGCGCGAGATCCCAGCGGGGGAGACGCGCAGCTATGGCGAACAGGCCGCTATGCTCGGCAACCCCAAGGCGAGCCGCGCGGTCGGCGGGGCCAACGGCGCCAACAATATCGCTGTGCTGATCCCGTGCCACCGGGTAATCGCCGCAGACGGAACCCTGGGCGGCTATGCCTATGGGCTCGCGATCAAGCAGGAACTCCTCAAGAGGGAGGCGAAATGA